The Chryseolinea soli nucleotide sequence CGGCTGCGGAATTCTTGTCGAGCAATGCACCATCCATTGTATTCTTGCCGGCTTGAGCACTGATCAATGAAGTAAGCTGCGACAATACGCGATAGCTTTTTCCCAAGGGCTCGTCCTGGGGTGCAGTGGTTGACTCGATCGAGAAAGGGGAGAAGCCGAGGGCGTGATAATGGCCGATAGCATAAAACGCTTTTGCGGCCACGGAAGGCTCGAAGCGTATTTCAGGAATAAACAAAGGATTGTCTTCTCTTGTATAACGATCATTCCACAATTTAAAATCGGGATTGTAAAAATCCGGCGAGAGAAAGTCGATGGCGGGGGCGCCGGCTTTCCAAATGTCGATGATGTGTGGCAGAGGGCCACCGCTGGGGTAGTCGCCCGGGAGTGCATTCGGCCTGTTCAACGCGGCGTTGACAAACATGGGCAATGGGTAAATTTTCTTGCCGGCTTCCGTAACCTGATTCGTGAAAACGGCAAAATGCCAGGCGATAAACATTTCATCGGTGGCCAATCTTTTTCCAAAGAGCTGCTCCCAGGTTCCCTGCGTTTTAAGCCCTTCTTTTTCCCATGCACCCAGGACACTTTTAGACAAGGTGTTCTTGTGTTGCTTTAAATATCGAACGAGTTGCTGCGGCACGGGCTGTTGAAAAGCCTTTGTCGCTTCCGGATGATAGTCGCGGGCGCTGGGGAGCATACCGATTTCGTTCTCCACCTGGATCATGATCACGGTCTGATACGCTTCATCTTTTGCTTTGATATGTTTGAGCAACGCACTGAAAGCGTTTATATCCGCCTGAAGATTGTTGTTGCTGAAGGGTGTGAGTATTTCCTGGGGCTTGCCATTTTTGTCGCGGGCGCGTGGGAACGTCTGGTAATCTTTTTTCACCCACGCAGGCACATAACAGGACATGCTGTTTTTCCAACTTCCAAACCACAGCAAGATCAGTTTCAGGTCATGTTCCCGGGCGCTGTCGATGAGGCTGTCGAGTAGGGTGAAGGTGTAGTGGCCTTTCTCCGGTTCGATCAACTCCCAGTACACCGGCGTCAGCACCGTGTTGCAATTCATGTCTTTCAACTTTTTCCAGACGGGCCGCATATAACCCAAATCCGAGGCGCTCGAATTTCCGAGCTCACCTCCCAACACCAGGAAGGGTTTGTCTTCGACGATCAGTTGTGTGGCCTTGCCTTGCTTTCGGAGCGATGGTATCGAATTGAATTTCTTTTGCGCCACGGCCGGGCTGGCTGCCATGATAAACGCGAGGAAGATGAAGGGTTGAAGTCTCATAGGTTAAGGGATGCGGAATGGCCCGTTCTCAATAACGGTTTGACGCGCTATGGGTTAAGAGGCTAATGTAATAAATGTCCGCGGGAAAATGCTATCGGTTTCGCTCCATTCTCAACGCCAACGGCGAATCCTGGATATGGAAATAATAATAACCGTTTGTGCTCCTCACGTTGATGATCATCAGGTCGTCGTCGAGCGATCCCACAAAGACCATCCGTTCTTTGGCTTTGATGTGCCACATTTTGTTGTTCATGGATTCGAGCTCTTTGAACTCGGTTGGTGCGCTGGCGGGCAGACGAACCAGGAAGAGACCGTTGGGCTGAAAAATAAATTGGGAGCCAATGAGACCCCGTTTTGTTTTTTCAACCGTTGTCATTTCTTCCGGCGTTTGTTCGATCGGCTCCGTGAAAGCGACCTCCCGGCAGGTCCAGGTGCCGATGATTTGTTCGCGGTTAAACGTTTGCCCGCTCGCCAGCGAACGGCAAGCCAGGCACAACAGGAGGATCAGAATTCTTTTCATGCGGCGAGGGACCTTTGAGCGGCATAGGTGAGGATAACGAATGAATTTGTCAAAAATTATTCGATGAACTGCCGTGGCAGGAAAGGGTTGCTCAGCGTGCTCCGGAACGTGCACGTCAAATCGCCGCCAGGCATTGAGCATACGGACGTAACGCCGTGTTCAAATCAGTGCCTCTGTAATGCCCCTCCAAGATCGACCATGGTCGCATGTATAGGTAATCCCGGGTTAGGGATTACAATTATACCGAATGGCCGCTTCCAGGATTTGTTTTGCAATCTCGAGCTCCTTTTTTGTTCTCGGTGAATAGATCATGATGTAGCCCGGTGCAAGCTCGCGACCGGGGGCAAAGACCTGGCCGGCCAGTCCGTGTAGTTCACCCCATCCGCTTTCGATGACCACTTTGGCGTCGGAGGGACTTAGGATCATGTGCATGGATCCGTCGGACGGATGAACGTGGGCAATCTCGGCGTGGGTGATAGGCATCAGCGTGTGATTGCCCGTGAGACTATCTTTAACAAACAAGGCATCGTTATGTTTTTCGAAGAAGCTGCGCTTATAGGTCAGCCGCTCCGGTTGATGGATGGCAGCGCTTTCTATCCATTTGCGCTCCTCGTTTCTGGTCACGGTGTCATTGTGCTGATCGGTCTGCCGATGAGGGATGGCAAACGGCGCAATGGTCGGTCTCGGGCCTTTTCGCTTGGGGAGTCGTTTCAATGTGCTGACATCGCCGGCCTTTCCAATATGCCTTTCCAAATTTGCGACGTCGAATGGGTTCTTCATGTTTTTGCCAAGTCTTTTAACGGTTTGATATCCGTCAAATGTATGCGGAAGACCTCCTACGCCAAGCGCTACCCAGGCCTGATAATCTTTGTAGGCGTCGTCGCCCAAATAGTATTGAATGGGCGAAACCAAAGTTTGCTTTTGCGATCCGAGGTTCTCAATTCCCAACTCGACGACATCGCCCGGTTTGAGATACAATGGCGGCTTTTGACCCAAACCCACTCCGGACGGCGTCCCGGTAGCGATGACATCTCCCGGCAGCAAGGTCATAAACTTGCTCACTTCACTCAGTAACCGCTCGACGTTGAAGATCATGTCGGCGGTGTTGGCCTGTTGCATTTTCTTGCCATTAACCGATAGCCAAAGCGAAAGATGATTCGGATCACCGGACTGTGCCGGCGTAACCAGATAGGGCCCGAGAGGAGCAAACGTATCGGCGCTTTTCCCCTTGTCCCACTGACCACCGGGACGCTCAAGCTGCCACTCCCTTTCGCTATAATCGTTGATGATGGTGAAGCCCGCGATGTAGCGCATCGCACTGTCTGCCGGAACATAAGAAGCTCTCTTCCCCACAACAATGGCCAGCTCAACCTCATAGTCCATCTTCACCGAATTTCGCGGTATGATCACATTGTCGTATGGCCCCGTCATGGCCGTCGACGCCTTCATGAAAATGACCGGCTCGGCCGGAGCCGTTCCGCCGCCTTCGCGAACGTGTTCACGATAATTGAGACCAATCGCCACGATTTTAGAAGGACGCGCGACGCAAGAAGCGATCCGCGATCGGTCGGGCACTTTAGCGCACTGTGATCGATTGGCATTGAACCACTTTTCCAGGCGGGCTATCCCATTCGTAGCAAAAAAATTCTCCGTATAGTCTTCCCCAAATGCCGACACATCAAAATGAATCCCATCGGCCGTTACTATCCCCGGTTTCTCGCTACCGACATCTCCGAATCTGAAAAGCTTGATGGTTGCCATTTGCTGTGCCGTTAACGGGAGACACGACAAGGCTATCGCAAAAGCGAAAAGCAAACTCGTTTTATGATGAAGGGACATAGGGCGTGTTTTTTTACTAATGTCGCTGTTGGGAGCCTTAACAACTAGTACTCGCACCATCATTTTCTTGGCTTCACCCATACGCTCCTGGCACTGTAGATTGGTATGGGTTATTCAGACTGGGAGGCTTTGCATCGGGCCTAGGACGAGTACCGAGAGTTCTTAAGATCATCGAATACCCGGCAGATACCTGGGATATGTCCGGGACATCTCGGAGATGTGTCTGAGATGTCTTTTTGAATAGCCGGTTGCGACAATAAGCTAATCTTCACATGTAATGCATTAAAATGCCGGAAAGATCTCTTGTCATACGAGGATTATTGTTTTCCGGTGTGTTTCAATACATGCCAATGCCTCGCCAATTGTACCTATGATCGATTCGTTGTCCGTTGGATTTTGTACAAACGATCGGTCATCATACATCCTTATGTCAGGGAGGTTTTTCAGTGTTTTATAATCCCTTGCTTTGTCTTCCTTTGCCGCAGAGCTTATGGGGTGTCTGCCCTGAACATGGCGACTTAAAATGGATGGTATGGCAAGACAAAGTGGGATCATAAAACTGAAAGGGGGCGTCGGTGACCTTTCTTTCTACAAATCAGTCGATGGATTTGTAGTGCGACGGAAGGGTGGGCCGGACGGTTACCGGATAAAAAATGCGCCTCAATTTGCACGGACGCGTGAGAACAACTCCGAGTTCGCGAGGGCATCGCGCGCAGGGAAGTTGTTGCGGTCGGCGTTCCAGGCCTTGTTGAGAAACAGCGCCGACGGACGTATGACGAGCCGGCTTACGCAGTTGATGCTGAAGGCGATCAAGGACGATCGTGTTGGTGAGCGTGGGCAGCGCGGCCTCACGGATGAGACGACCATGCTCGTGAAAGGTTTTGAGTTCAATATAAACGCGCCGGTAGATCGAATATTCCGGATGCCATTCATTTCAGGTATTGACAGGGTTGCAGGAAAATTGACGGTGACCTTTCCGCAGTTTGTTCCGGCGGAGGCGCTTGTGCTACCGGGTGCTTCGCATTGCCGGCTCGTGGTGGGCGGGGCGGAGATCGATTTTTGCGAGATGCGGTTCGTGGCCGGTGTTTCAAAAAGCGTGGATGTGGATTTGGCGGCGCCGAAACAGGGCCCCTTTGTCCTGAATGTTGACGTCACAGCGGGAAGTTTGCTTCCGATGTTTTTAGTTTTTGGGGTGACGTTTTTGCAGGAGGTGAATGGCCAACTGTATCCTTTGCAGAACGGAGGCAGCAGTGGGCTGAGGGTGATAAACGTAGATGCTGTTGTAGGCTGAGGCGTGAAGGAAGTGTGTAGGCTTAGAGAGCAAGCCACTACTCAAAAATCCCACTCCAATAGTAAATATCAACCTGAGGATTTGATTCTTTTATCTCCTTAATGAATTACTTCAGCACTTTCTTTGGAATTGGATTTTTAGCCAGGTCCACCGGATTTGTTTTAGTGGTGTTTTGGAGACGCTGATAAAATATTTTTCAGACATGAAACAGACTTAAAGAAAATTTCATACGTTTGATATGCACGCACGTTAGCAGGAAGATTTTGTGTGAAAGATTAGCGCTGCATTGAATTTTGTTAGGTTTTATCGGAGTGAAGCTCAGTAGCTTTCACTGCCACTTTGTAAGTATAACTTCAAAAAAAGAACATAGGAGCCCTCTAGTCGTCGAACAACAGTTTACTATTTAACTTATGAAACACATTGCATATGGTGCGATAGCCATGCTATTGGCTATGGTGTGCCCGGCCTTTGCCCAATCCCAGCAGGAGATTGTAAATCGCTTAATACCGCATCCGTTCCCGCCGTCTCCCAACGTGGCGGCTCTGGGCAAGTTTGGCGACTACCGTGCAAGTAATTACAATGGGTTGCCCGATATATCGATTCCCCTTTATGAAATAAAAAACGGTTCGCTTTCCCTACCGATTACGTTGAGTTATCACGCATCCGGCATTAAGCCTACGGATGTTGCTAGTTGGGTGGGAACAGGGTGGGGAATTTCTGCAGGCGGCCAGATCTCAGCCAGTGTCCAGGGCAAAACTGATAGTGAACATTACACTACACACCCGCTCAATCCAAATCCCACAGTATGTCAGAATTTCTACTATCTGAACCGTGCAAATAAAGGTGTGATCGACACGGAAGCGGACATTTACATGTATTCTTATCCGGGCGGGCGAATGGGCAAGGTTATGTTTCTAAATACTGGCACTTGGGTAAGCGAAAGCGCCACTTCCCCCAACACACTGGAGCCCTACTTAGTACCTTATGCACCAATCTCCCTGAAAATGGTGAATGCCTATAAATTTGAAATCACCGACGAAAACGGTGTTCTCTATCGATACGGGATAGACGAAAATGGCAATAATGTCACCGAGGGCACAACCACCTATGTTGGTGGTCAGCAATTTCAAGCAACCACAGCCTTTCACATGACCGAGATGATCGCTCCGAATTCAAAAGACAAAATCTCGTTTGCTTATCAACCTGTTGGCACTTCTCATAGCCACGACATTTCATACACGTATGTGGTAACGGACCTTTGCAACTCTAAGGACGTGGCAGTGAATAGAATACCATGTCCGATTGATAACCCTATTCCACAATTGACGAACATCGATAGTGATGTCAATCAATTAGGGGTCTCTACCATCACCTTTAAGACTGGTATGGTGAAGTTTTATCTGGGAGAGACCCGTAAAGACGTAAGCAATGGCTTGAACACAGTGCAAAGCCCACTGAAATCCCTGGATCATATTGATGTCTTCAACTTAGTCGACGGAAGCTATGTATTACTAAAAACCATCCGGTTTGAATATAATTATTTTACAGACGCTGCTGGTGCCAAGGCTGCGTTGAAATTGGATGCGGTTTATATTCAGGACAGTGGTGGCAAGGTAATTCAACGGTACAAGTTTGGATATAAAACAACAACCTTCTCATGGACCGCGGGGGCCACGGCATCGTTGAACGCACGAGATTTGTGGGGATATTACAACGGCGCAACCCAGAATACAGACCTTGTCATGCCACGCCAGCTTATCGTACAGCGGGTTTTTAGCGGCGGGACGCCGGAAACTGTAAACATTGGCCATGCAGTCAACAGGACTTCAAACGAATTGCTCAAGCAGGAAGGCGTATTGAACCGAATCGATTTTCCGACGGGCGGTTATACGACTTTTGAATATGAGTCCAATAAATACGCAGAAGCGGGAACGCCTGTTTTAGCCGGTGGATTGCGGATAAAAAAGATCACAAGCTCTGACGGTGCTTCGGCATTCCCGATCGTCAAAACCTATCGTTATGGCATTGCTGAAGACGGCATTGGTTACGCCAACTTCAATCCGGTTCGATTCAATTACAATGCCGAACAACAATACTTGCAATGGGGCTATGCCCTTGAGCCTGGCATTCAATACAGGATTCAAACCTTTCAGTCGGGAACGGCATATGCGGCCGATCCATTTGATTCGTCACCGGTTGGATATGATTATGTAACGGAGTATACCGAAAATAATAGCGCGCAGCGGTTGGGGTACACACGCTATCACTATGAAAATGTCCAAAACTATGTAGACCAGGTTGTGATGATGTCATCGAAGTCGTACAACAACAGTGTTGGCTGGCAGCGTGGACAATTATCGGGTAAAGTTGTCGCTGACAGCCTGGGCAAAGTTGTGTCGTCAATGACAACCGACTATGCTCTTTTTCATACGACCACGGACCGATATGTTAGCTTGGCGGTTCACGATTACATACCGCCGCTGGATTTGATCAGCAGGGACCCTGCCCTCCAATTCGCTTATTGCTACAACGAGGTTGGAGAGGCAGTCAGCCCGGATAAGTTCAAATTTGCCAAGTTCACCCAGAGCAGTGGTGCCAAATTGCCGATCACGCAAACGGAATATGTGTACGATAAAAATGATGCAACGAAATTTGTCAAAACCATAACAAACCTCACTTACGACCCCAATAATCTGCAGGTGACCAAAAGCGTGGCCACACATAGCAACGGCTATGAGCAACGGGTGACCGAGAACATCTACCCATTCCAGATGGCTGCTGTCAACGAATCGGCAACCTCAGGCAATGCCAAAGGCGTGAGCATGATGAAACGCAAGCATATGATTAGTCAGCCCTTAGAGACGATCACCTACTTGCAGAAATCGGACAATAGCAACCAGCGGATCGTTTCGGCACAGGCAACCACCTTCCGTCAGAACGATTCGGATACCAGCTTTGTGGTGGCGGATAAAATTTATGTGTGGGAGTCGGAAGTGGACGTGCCCAGAACAAGCTACCAACCGGTTACGATAAATGCCGCCAAAAATGGCGTGACATTGGATCCGAATCAAAAACTTCGCGCCAGCTTTCTCAGCTATGACAATAACGGCAACGTTCAGTTTGTGCAGAAGGCCAACGATATGCCGGTCTCTTACCTGTATGGTTATAATAAATCGCTGCCCGTTGCTCAAGTGCTGAACGCTCAAAACACGTACTATACAACGGTGCAGTCCAATGTTCAAACCAGGACGAGCCTGGCGATAAGCCCGAATAGTAACAATTCGAACACCGTTACTCAAAGCTATGACATAAATGTGGCCTACGCCGGGACGGTCTACCTGAAGCTCAGCGTCAACGGCGCCGCCGTCGGCTATACAACCCGCATGAGTTATAACGGGATCACAGGCGACAACGACATCGTTCTTGCCAAGAACGGTTGCAGCCTTACCGTGGTGACCATGAACAATGTGGCCCCGGGTCATTACACGGTCACCGTGACCCTGACGGCATCGCCGGATGGCACCGGTGCTGGCGTTGCCCCTCCGAATGTAGGGGCTTGCGGCGTGATCGATTATCCTACTTATACGACGGTGACCACGCCACATGGTGTGGCCGAATTTGTTTACGAATCTTTTGAGGAGACAAGTGCCGCCAACATCGTGAACAACGTGGCTGTAGCTCACAGTGGCAACAAATACCTGAACACCGACTATACTGCCAACTGGACAAAGCCCAATGCGCGTGATTACTGGATCGACTATTGGTACCTGGACACAGACAGCAAGTGGAAGTATCTTCAAAAGACCTACACGGGAAGCTCTTCCTCCAGCATGTTCCTCACAGAAGGCAGCGCTATCGACGACGTGCGCATCTATCCAAAAGATGCCCAGATGACGACGTATACTTACATCCCCAACACGGGCACCACTTCGGTGATGGACCCTAACGGAAAAATGCTCTTCTATGAATATGATACGTTCGGCCGCCTCAAGCTAACGCGCGATACCAACCTCAACATCCTGAAGACCTACGACTACTATTACAAGATACAGCCGTGATCCCGTCGTACCTTAAATCTCCCCCTGAAGACCTATCCGTTAAGAATATGAGAAACAAGATCGTTTTCCTCTTCATATTGTTGCTCGCGGCGGCACACCAGCTTGTAGCCGGCCCTAACGCGACGTTGGGCTACAGTGGAGGGCTGTGCGCGGGCGCACAGGTAGATATTTTTATCAATGGTACGGGTACTGACTGCGGCGCGCCCCTCGTAACCCAGACCAGCAGTTGGTACTTTAGCCGCCCGCCCAGTTCGGTAACCTACGAAACCTTAACAGCCAACAACTATTACAAGGTGCATGCTACTTGGAACACTTCAGGTGCTGTCCAAGTCTACGTAAACTACTCGTGCGGTCCCGGACAAGGCAGCAGTGGCTCGTCCGACCGGCTTGACCTGAACATTATCAGTGCGGTAACGCCAAGTGTAACCCTGGCAACCAACAACCCCGCGATCTGTCAGAATGCGGGCACGATCGTCCGGCTCACGCCCACGCCCACCAATGGAGGCACGAACCCGACCTATGCCTGGTACGTGGACAATACGCTGGTGTACACTGGCATGGAAACCTATTATGACTACAACACGGTCAACCTGTCGCCGGGTAGCCATAATGCAAAAGTGGTCATGACCAGCAAGTTTGCCTGCCTCACCGTCAATCCGACACCTCCGTCCACCATAACCCCAGCGGACACCTTTTACGTGACACGCAGAAAGATCATGGGTGCCAACTTTTTTGCTAACGGGCAGATCTGTGCCAGCGACCCAAACCGTGTTCAAAATGCTTCCGTCAGTGTTTCAAGCGCTGTAGGCAACATTCAATATCGATGGCTGTATAACGGAAGCCCTGGGGCCTATACGACAAGCAACACCCATGCCTATACAGGCGTGACCGCCGGCAGCTACATCCAGGTGGAGGTGACCAGCGATGCGTGGTGTACGAACGCGCAGACGGGTGCGCCATTGTTGGCGCCATTGCCTAACCCATACTACATCAACGTGACCAACGGCACTACGCCCACCATTGACATCGTGATCCCCACGGGCAAAAAGAACTATTGTCCCGGGGAGACCATTACGCTAACCTCGTCACAACCCGCCAGTACATATACCTGGAAAAATGGCACAACAACGTTGGGGACGACGCAGTCGATCAACATCGTGGTGAGCAGTGATCCCAACGCTCCCGCTACACAATTTACGAGCGGTGACGTGATTTCGCTCGATGTGACGGGACTCACTTCGGGAGGCGCTTGCTTGTCCACTACCAGTGCCAGTAATACGACAACGCCTTTGGCCATTGTCGTCAATCCTTTGCCTAACGTTACCACTACGCCGGCCTCCGGGAACGTGCGCTTTTGTTCCAACTGCTGGCCACCCCTTTCTGTTCCCAGCGCCGCGAACACCACTTACCAATGGTTCAAGGATGGGGCGCCCTTGCAGTATGGCACAGGCAATACATACTCAGCCCACCTCGCCGGTGCATACACCGTTACCGCGACTGCACTTTGCACGAGTACGTCGCTGCCGGTGACCCTGATAAGAAACACATTTCCGGTGGCGGACGCCGGTGTTGACAAATCAGTCGCTTTGCCATTAGCCAGCTTGGTGGTGACCGGGACGGCTTCTGAGCCGGATACCGATGGAAACATTGCGAGTATGAGTTGGTCGCAGGTGTCGGGCCCGACTGTTACGATGAACAGTTCGGCTTCGGGGACGGGGACACGGAATGCAACGTCTACGCTTACGCTTACCAATTTGGTGGCTGGGAATTATGTGTTTCGGCTAAAGGCTACGGATAATCTGACGGATTATGCGATCGATGATGTGAATGTTTTTATCGCGCCGCCGAATAATTATAATTACGTGCGGACGGAGACTTTAACCACGCCGGTAACGGCGGCGGCAGCAGTAGTGCCCCTTTCCATAGGCAATCGCCTTGAATCTACGGAATATTATGATGGCTTGGGAAGGCCTATGCAAAGTGTTATCACTCAAGGATCCGCAAGTAAAGACATTGTAACGCCGAGAGTGTATGATCAATTTGGTCGTGAGGCTTTATTGTATCTTCCTTATAAATCTTCTTCGACTAACGGAGACTATCAGGTCAATCCAGTTGGGACTACAAATGCTAATTATACCTCATCCCCGCAGTATGTGTTCTATAATGCTTTGGGGGATAACATTGTCGATGATCAGCGTCCATTTAGCGAGATTAAATTCGATGGATCACTGGACCGACCGAGTAAGGAGTACAGGCCGGGAAAAGCATGGGCGCCGACGAGCAGTGGGGGAAACAATAAGTTCATCAAACGCGATCTATTTGTTAATGTTCATAGTGTCACGGGAAGTGCCACAGCCGAAAAAGTAATTTGTTGGAGAGTATCCCGAACGGGAGTCATTACTCGGGAAATTCCCAGTGCGGGCGTGATAGAAACCGGTGGATATTATAGTAGCAATCAACTGACCATAGCTAGCACACTTGACGAGCATGGGAATGCAGTTAGAGAATATTTCAATCGGAACGGCCAAAGGGTGCTAAGAAAGGTACAAGTCTATGGAAGTACCTCAGCAAATCTAAATGACGTGAAGCAGTGGACTTTTACCTACTTTTTATATGATGACTACAGCAATTTAAGGTATATTTTTCAGCCAATGCTGAGTATCGTGCTTCATCAAAATGACACAGTTCTGCCAGCACAGTCAGATATTCAAAAATGGGCATATTACTACATCTACGACGGACGCGGTAGGATGATCGAAAAATGGGTGCCAGGCGCAGAGCCAGTGTATTTGGCTTATGATCCTCGCGATAGGTTAGTAATGATCCAAGATGGAGTACAACGTGCCAAATCGCCGCGCGAATGGACAGTAATTAAATATGATGCGAATAACCGCCCTATTATCACTGCGCTCCTGCCCGATCCTTACGGATGGACAAGATCCTTTGTGCAGGATTATATTAATAACTATTACAATAATCTTGCTTCTGGAAAGGCGTGGTATGAAGAACGGGGAAATGATATGCACGGCTATACAAATAAGTCGTTTCCTGACCAATTGTTGTCGACGGAATGTCTAACGGTGACTTATTACGATGACTATGCTTTTAAAAATGCGATTCGTAAACCAAGTGACTATGCATATTTGTCAAGTGATATTGTCGGCCTTCCCTCAATTGCGCAACAGTTTGTCAAAGGGCTAGTAACAGGAACCAAGGTGAGGGTTTTGGACGGGGAAGTTTTTGGTGAGGTTCAGTGGCTGACTTCATATCAATATTACGACGATAAATACAGATTAGTACAGACTGTTTCGGATAATTACAAAGGCGGCAAAGATCGGATTTCATCACTATACGATTTTGCAAACCTACTCAAAACCAAAACAACACATCAATCCCGTGTCATTACCTGGACGAGCTCATTGAATACAAGTATGGAGGGCAACAAGGTAGTAAAAAGCGGAGGATTATCTGATAATTGGGACGCGAGTGCCACCTCAATTGAAACTCTTTCAGCAAATACTTCTGGCTTTCTGGAGATAACTGCTTCTGAGGAATGGACCTATCGGATGTTTGGGTTGGCTACTCAAAATCCCAACGGAAATCCGGCACTAGTAAACTACGGCCTGCTTCTTCAGGCTGGAGGTAATTTGGTGAAAGCTGAATCTGGTACGTATACTTCAATAGGTACGTATTGCTCTGGTGATACTTTGCGAATCGAGAGAAGTGGGGGGCAAATTATCTATAAATTGAATGGTGCGACGTTGGGCTCTCCAACATCGGGCTCCACTACGGCCCTAAACGCTGTTGCCTTATTCTATTCCCAGAATTCAAGCATTGCTTATGCAAAATCTTCCTTCGGTAGCTCTGCGATGGTTATTAATAGGGAGATAGAGTATGATCTTTTACAAAGGCCGACCAATCTTTGGCATCAAGTGAATAATAATACGAAGTATGTTATTAGTCATTTCAACTATAATGATCTGGGTCAAGTAACAGAAAAGCGGTTACATAGCACCAATGCTACAGCCACAGACGCTAAAGAGAGCATTGACTATCGCTACAATATTAGAGGATGGCTTATATCTATTAACGATCCGGTGTTAAACCCGCGGCTTTTTGCTGAGGTTTTGAAGACTTATGATCCGACGGTGAATGGCGGCACTGCTCAGTACAACGGAAATATAAGTGAAGTAATCTGGAGAAATGGGGGAAGCTTCAAACAATCCTATGGTTACTACTATGATACTTTAAACCAATTAAAGGACGCTCGGTACTTTAATTTAGATGTGGCCGGACAAAACGATCGTTATCGAGAGACGATAGGTGGTGTTAATGCAAAAGGCTACGACTTGAATGGAAATATTTTGAAACTCACTCGAAACGGCAAGAATGGCTCCAATTCATTCGGGTTAATGGACAACCTGGCATATTCCTATGTGGGGAATCAATTGGTGAAAGTTGATGATGCCATGGTATTGAATTCCCAAGAGCAAGGATTTAAAGAATTAGTAAAACAGGCTACGGAGTATTCTTACGATCAAAACGGAAGCATGAGTGCCGACGCGAACAAAGGCGTAAGTTCAATGGCCTACAATTACATGAACCTGCCAAGGAAGGTGATAAAAAGTTCAACGGATTACATAACCTACGTCTATGATGCTTCCGGGCGAAAATTGTTCCAGCAAATGTTCGGCACAACGGGTAGTCGGCGAACGGACTATGCCGGGCAATTTATATATCAGAACGATT carries:
- a CDS encoding DUF6443 domain-containing protein, which encodes MRNKIVFLFILLLAAAHQLVAGPNATLGYSGGLCAGAQVDIFINGTGTDCGAPLVTQTSSWYFSRPPSSVTYETLTANNYYKVHATWNTSGAVQVYVNYSCGPGQGSSGSSDRLDLNIISAVTPSVTLATNNPAICQNAGTIVRLTPTPTNGGTNPTYAWYVDNTLVYTGMETYYDYNTVNLSPGSHNAKVVMTSKFACLTVNPTPPSTITPADTFYVTRRKIMGANFFANGQICASDPNRVQNASVSVSSAVGNIQYRWLYNGSPGAYTTSNTHAYTGVTAGSYIQVEVTSDAWCTNAQTGAPLLAPLPNPYYINVTNGTTPTIDIVIPTGKKNYCPGETITLTSSQPASTYTWKNGTTTLGTTQSINIVVSSDPNAPATQFTSGDVISLDVTGLTSGGACLSTTSASNTTTPLAIVVNPLPNVTTTPASGNVRFCSNCWPPLSVPSAANTTYQWFKDGAPLQYGTGNTYSAHLAGAYTVTATALCTSTSLPVTLIRNTFPVADAGVDKSVALPLASLVVTGTASEPDTDGNIASMSWSQVSGPTVTMNSSASGTGTRNATSTLTLTNLVAGNYVFRLKATDNLTDYAIDDVNVFIAPPNNYNYVRTETLTTPVTAAAAVVPLSIGNRLESTEYYDGLGRPMQSVITQGSASKDIVTPRVYDQFGREALLYLPYKSSSTNGDYQVNPVGTTNANYTSSPQYVFYNALGDNIVDDQRPFSEIKFDGSLDRPSKEYRPGKAWAPTSSGGNNKFIKRDLFVNVHSVTGSATAEKVICWRVSRTGVITREIPSAGVIETGGYYSSNQLTIASTLDEHGNAVREYFNRNGQRVLRKVQVYGSTSANLNDVKQWTFTYFLYDDYSNLRYIFQPMLSIVLHQNDTVLPAQSDIQKWAYYYIYDGRGRMIEKWVPGAEPVYLAYDPRDRLVMIQDGVQRAKSPREWTVIKYDANNRPIITALLPDPYGWTRSFVQDYINNYYNNLASGKAWYEERGNDMHGYTNKSFPDQLLSTECLTVTYYDDYAFKNAIRKPSDYAYLSSDIVGLPSIAQQFVKGLVTGTKVRVLDGEVFGEVQWLTSYQYYDDKYRLVQTVSDNYKGGKDRISSLYDFANLLKTKTTHQSRVITWTSSLNTSMEGNKVVKSGGLSDNWDASATSIETLSANTSGFLEITASEEWTYRMFGLATQNPNGNPALVNYGLLLQAGGNLVKAESGTYTSIGTYCSGDTLRIERSGGQIIYKLNGATLGSPTSGSTTALNAVALFYSQNSSIAYAKSSFGSSAMVINREIEYDLLQRPTNLWHQVNNNTKYVISHFNYNDLGQVTEKRLHSTNATATDAKESIDYRYNIRGWLISINDPVLNPRLFAEVLKTYDPTVNGGTAQYNGNISEVIWRNGGSFKQSYGYYYDTLNQLKDARYFNLDVAGQNDRYRETIGGVNAKGYDLNGNILKLTRNGKNGSNSFGLMDNLAYSYVGNQLVKVDDAMVLNSQEQGFKELVKQATEYSYDQNGSMSADANKGVSSMAYNYMNLPRKVIKSSTDYITYVYDASGRKLFQQMFGTTGSRRTDYAGQFIYQNDSLKFATHEEGRAVLTTSTPEYQYELKDHLGNVRLTFTTLQSSETVTGTLETANATADQSNFLRYESVRKVQSSLFDHTNGTAIGYAQRLNGSANEKYGLARSLSVMPGDVINMEVFAKYIDTNSTNRTAALNTLLAQIAAGTAPAGTVVDGGSYASSTSSFPFAGLLNTSGSTGGPKAYLNYLIFDRNYNFKSGGFKRISTTPKETGGDVAHERLFFDNISVNEAGYVYIYLSNEETSPVEVYFDDFKVTQTKSAIVQQDDYYPFGLAFNSFRRENSMKQDYKFNGKELQDELAINWLDYGARMNMPEVGRWTATDPLADFFPSLSPYSFAYNNPVRFIDFFGLSSEDVNGGGPNSLSPTGGSSPRSGSDSGGADSGSSGASSGSGNNSGSEVPSAGSSQTINGCLCASNAPSFGPNPTVVQIHPEIPQSDKWATTKAAVPFAITLSAADGPIPIGELAGAALMSGAIAYDLVRNMNEEAFYYATYIKVNPTTGKVYVGRTSGYGTPSSIVADRDKNHKALDDKGFGKAIPSTWQKAYVPGGYKMRAGDPAYWAIRGSEQLQIEYFRSKGISGNEYNGVGPNNDKLNKYMETVKKFFDSMKFEL